In the Deferribacter desulfuricans SSM1 genome, CTTTAAACACTTTTTTTGAAACAGAAGATAACACTGTTTTTAGAAAAATAATAAAAGATTTTCATACGTTAAAAGGCTCGTCAGCCATTTTAGGTTTAAAAGAACTCACTGATATCTTTCATGAATTAGAAAATTATTTCAACAAAATCAAAGATAATCTTTCAGAATCTGATAAAATAAAAGTTGTACAACTAATAGAACTCATAGAAAAAATACCTTCACATCTGGAAAACCAAGAAGAAATTAGTAACCAAATAAAAGATATATTATCCGACAAAAAAAACACAAATTTAAATCAGCTAAAGCCATCAACAGAAATAAAAACACAAAATAAAATAGACCCAGTAAAGATAAATTCATTAAAAAAAGATTATTTTGAAATATCTAATGAAATCCATCAACTATTAGAAGGTTTAAATATAGAAAAATATATCAAAAACAGAATCTATAAAAAATTAGAGTCATTAGGCTATAAACTAAATAGATTAAACTTATCTTCTTTTTCTATTTTGGATGAAAAGATAAAAAATATTGCTTATTCCACATCATCTCAACTCAATAAAAAAGTGAAAGTTTTAATTGAAAACTCAGAAATTGAAGCTGATACAGAGATTATAAATATTGTAAATGAAGCTTTAACTCATTTGATTAGAAACGCTATTTATCACGGCATAGAAAAACCAGAAGAAAGAAAAAAATTAAAAAAGGATGAAGTAGGGTTAATAACCATACGCTATACGCAATCAAATGACAGAATCCAAATTATAGTAGAAGATGATGGAAAAGGGATAGATTTAGAAAAGATATTAAAAAAGGCAATTGATGAAAAAATTATAGGTGAAGAAGATTTAAAACACCTAAAGGAAGATGATATAATAAACCTGATTTTCTCAGAAAAAATTTCTACCGCTGAAACCGTTGATGAAATCAGCGGTAGAGGTATAGGGATGCAGATCATAAAAGATAAAATAGAAAGTATTGGTGGTTTACTTGAGATAGAAACCGAAAAAAATAAATTTACCAGATTCTTATTGAATGTGCCTTTTACATTTCAAAGTATTCTCTCAAAAATTGTTTCTTCAAATAATTATGATATAGCAATACCCATAACATTTATAGATGTCGTAGAAAAATTTAAAGAAGATAAAGTCATAAAAAAGAGGGACAAATTTTTATATCAACACAGAAATAAGCTTTTTAAAGTCATAAGCTTGGCAAATTTATTAAACATGGATAGTAAAAAAGAAAAGTTCTTGATATTTTTTAAAAATGCAAAATCAGCACTGTTGTCAGAATCTATAAAAGATAACGTGTTGCTGGATATAATCAATATAAAAGGGGTTAACGGACAATATAAATACTTTATAGGATTTTCTATTTATAAAAACAAACCCATAGCTATAATAAGACCGTCCGAATTAGATATTGATAAAAATAATAATTTCATAAAATCTGGGTATCAACAACCTATAACAAACTCAAATAAAACACTTTTAATAACAGACGATAACAAAATAATCTTAGAAACTTTAACAAATATATTAAAAAACAAATATAATATTATCAAAGCAAACAATGGTATAGAAGCACTGAATATATTAAAATCAAATAAAGTAGATCTGCTTATCACAGATATCGAAATGCCTGAAATGGATGGATTTACGTTAATTTCTAAAATTCGCAAAGATAATCAAAAAATTCCGATACTAATATTATCTTCCAGAGGTGAAAAAAGCGATATTCAAAAAGGCTTAGAATTAGGTGCAAACGCTTACTTTGTAAAAAAAGACTTCAATAAAAATGACCTTATAAAAAAGGTAGAAGAGCTGTTATGAAAAAAAATATTTTAGTAATTGAAGACTCCCCTTATTTTAGAACGACACTCATTGATATGTTGTCAAAATATGAGGATATAAATATAGTTGGCTATGCAACTGATGGAATAACTGCTGTAAAAATATTTGCAGAATTAAGACCTGATGTAGTTCTTTTGGATTTAATGCTACCAAAAATGAATGGTGATGCAGTAGCTGAATCAATAATGAGCATAAATCCAACCCCAATAATCATTATGACTTCACTCTCAGATTTTGAAATAGAAAAAAGCTTTGTATTAAACGTAGATTATTTTGTTGATATAATAAAAAAACCTTTAGAGATTGATCAAAGATTTGTGGAAAAGCTTTATACAAAGATAAAAGATTCTTCCCCTTTCCAAGTCAAAAATATAAAACATGAACGAATTATTACAACTCCAGATGTAAATGTTTACAGTAAAGAAGCTGATACAGTATTAGTTATCGGAGGCTCAACAGGTGGTCCTAAAATATTAAAGACAATAATACCAATAATATCCACTATTAAAAGCTTACCCATTATCATTGCAAATCATTACGAAGTTGGATTCGAAATTCAGTTAAGAGATTGGATTGCAAGTTTAGCAAAGAAACAAACCGTTTTGATATCAGATAATATCCCAGTTGATGATAAAATTTATATAGCTCCTACAGCTTACAATTTTATAATAGAAAATAATCATTTCAAATTAACCCCTATTGATAAAAAACAGATATATTTTCCTCATATAGATAAAGTTTATGAGTCTGTGGCTAAGTTTTATAAAAATAAATGCACTATATTTCAGATAACAGGGATGGGATTTGATGGACTAAACGGTGTGAAAACAGCAAAAGACCTTGGTGCAAAGATAATTGCGCAAGATCCAGAAACCGCTGTAGCCCAAAGTATGCCTAAATCAGTTTTACCGTATGCAGATCATATTATAAAGCCGGAAGAATTAATAAAGTATCTATGAAAAAAAACATAATAGTAGCTGTAAACAGTCAGTTAGTTAAAACTGTTATCAACAATTATTTCGATAATGACAATATTATAGCTATAAATTCTATAGAAGAGTTACTTCCTTTAGAAAAAGTTGAAAACGCTATATTTATAGCAGAAAACAGCTTTTTGTCGGAAATAAATCCTGGATTTATCATCACTTTATCTGAATTTAATAAAACCAATAAAAATAGTGTATTACTAATAACTTCTAGCAACAGTTTAAGAGATATTTACTCCTTAACAATTCCAAATATCCTAGTATCAACCCCTGATAAAATCATAAATTATCTACCAAGGCTGCTTTATGGTGAAATCGATTTTACTTTTTGCAAAAGTCACAATTTTCTTAAAAACAAACTTTTTGAGAAAACTATTAAACAAAAATTTTTAGAGGTTTACTCAATAAACATCATAGACAACATATTAGATATGAACAACTACTTTTATGAACTTGTAAATATGCTCGAAATAGCTTTTAATATAAAAAAAATCATCATTGAGTTTACCACAGATAACGGCACATTTATTTTTACTACAATAAATAAAAATTTTCTTGAACAATTTGTATCCGATATTCAAGGGAAAAAAATCTTTTATACTGAGCAAACTCATAATATAGAGGAAAATGAAGCACACTATAAGATCCATATAAGTATAAATGGAATACAAAAAGGATGCATGCATATCATCTACAATGAATATGAAACTGATCAAACCTTCATTGAATTGAATACCACACTATTAAATATTTTAAGAAAATTCTATTTTTATCTCAGTACAACCCTTTACAGAGAAACTTTTAAAAACAAATGTATAGATGTAGATAAAATTAAAATAATAATGGATAATATTTTTAAAGAACCAACTCCAGAACTTATCAAAATTATTAATTACAAAACTAATACCTCATCATTTGCTGTAAATAATGATTTATATATAATTTCATCTCATACAAGTTTTTACAACCATTCTCTATTGACATTTTATACCTATCATTTAGCAAATCAAAATATAGATTTTAATGATATTGCATTAAAACTAAATGTTTTTATTCATAAAAACTTACTTAAATTCCTCCCAATACCAATTTCACTAATCAAGATAGAAAAAAATACTCTATCTTTTTGTGCCACAAATGATATGCCTTTAATTGATTATAACAACAAAGATTTAATATTTTGTAAAAACCCATACTTTGGTATGTACAAAAATCTTGACATAGATGTAAAATTGTTAAATATAGATAAATCTTCTAAATATATACACCTTCCAGATTACATTCTTATTTCTGAGGGGGAGAGAAAAGATTTAATAAGTAGGGTGTTGTATGACAATAAATTATAGTGAAAATATCAAAAGCTTAGTAAAATCATTCTCCGGTTTAAATCTTACTGGTTCTATAGAAGAAAAGTTTAATGAAACCTTATCAAAATGGTTGCAACATTATAAAACTCCGCAAACTGTTTTTGATTTATTAAAGAACGATAGAACAGCTCTTTTTGATTTTTTAGCAGAAATAACTATAAATGAGTCATTTTTTTATAGAAACAAAAGTCAATTTACTATTTTAAAAGAGATTATAGATCATATACCATCAAAAACTATCAAAATTTTATCTGTAGGATGTTCAAATGGATGTGAGCCATACACAATCGCAATGGAAATATTAGAACAATTTGGAAAAACCGATAATATAAAAATTGTGGGCATCGATATAAATCAAAATCAAATAGAATATGCAAAAAAAGGTATTTACCAAAAATGGTACTTAAGAAATACCCCAAACGATATTATTGAAAAATATTTTATAAAGCTTGATGAAAACAATTATAAATTAAAAGATATTGTAAAAAACTCTGTCACACTGCTACACAAAAACCTTTTTGAATTTGATGATGCTGAGTATGATATCGTTTATTGCAGAAATATATTAATGTATTTTGATAAAAAAGATACTGACAAAACTATAAAAAAAATTGATGAGTTAACAAATGAGTATGGTACTATCATTTTTGGCACATCAGATATATTAACCATCCCAACAAATACATTTGAAAGATATGAGATTAACGGTGTCACAGTTTTTAGAAAGAAGAAAATAAAAAATGAGTTAATAAAGAAAACATCAGAAAATATAAATAGACTTGAAAACCATCCTTTCGTTACAGATATAAAGGTCAGAACCAGGAAAATCTCAGAAAAACCTGAAACTGAGCTCTTTGAAAAAGCAGTCAATTTTATGTTTAATGATAATTTTAAAGAAGCTTCTATTTTATTTAAGAAAATTTTAAATGAACTAAATCCAACAAACTTACGTGCAAAAATATTTTATTTAATATGCTTAATAAAAGAAAATCAACTGGATGAGGCAGAAAGGTTTATTACATTCTCACTCGAAGAAAACATTTTTTCTTATGAGATTTTTTTAATAAAAGGTATAATACATTTTCTAAAAGGCAATTATAAAACATCAAAAAATGAACTGAGAAAATCCATTTACCTAAAAACTGATTCATCAGCATCCTGGTTTTATTATGGTCTAACATTATTAAAATTAAATGAAAAAATGGAAGCCAAACGTGCTTTCGAAAAAGCTTTAATGTTTATTGATAATAATGTTGACAATAGTTTATTTTATATAAGTGAACTTTCTGGCGAAGGTCTTAAAAACATAATTAATTATTATCTCTCTCAACTATAAAGATCATTTTTTTGTCTTTGCGAGCGTAGCAAATCAATCTCAGGTTTTAGTCACTGCGAGAAACGTAAGTGACAAAGCAGCCCAATAATTTATTGCTTTTTTATTTATTTTATTATACTTGATTAATTGTTTCTGTTAGGAGGTAAAAATGATTGTAAGACTAAATAATATTGAACCTAAAGAGGTAACAAAACCTAAAGATGGAAGAGGGAGTTTAATAAATTTTGGCTATGAAGCTGCCACGAAGTTTGGTGGACAAATCAAAATGTTTTCTGTAGTTGAATTAAAACCTGATTCAAAAGTAGGCTACCATATACATGAAAATGATATGGAAATATATTTAATACTTGATGGAAAAGCAGTAGTAAATGATAGTGGAACCGAAGAACTTTTAAACCCTGGAGATATGCTTATCACTCCAAAAGGGGAAGGGCATTCAATAGAAAATAAAACCAATGAACCAATTACATTTTTAGCGGTTATTATAGAATGAAACAAATAAGTATCAACGAAACACCCGTTTTCATAGGAACAAGTGGTTACAAATTTGAAGATTGGATTGGAAAATTTTACCCTAAAGGTATATCAAACTATCATATGTTACCTTTTTATACTAAAAAGGATTATCTCAACCTTTTAGAGATGACTTTTACTTTTTACAATATCCCCTATTTAAATACTATCAAAAGTATCGTTGATAGAGGTGAAGACTTAACCTTTTCAGTAAGGTTAAACAAAAGATTTTTAAAAGGGAGATATAATCAGCAAGATATAAAAGATTTTTTGCACGGTTTAACACCAATAATAGAAAAAGGTAAACTTGCTGCTTTTTTTGCGGACTTTAATTATGCATTTTCTGCTTCAAAAGAAAACTTTGAGCATTTAGAAAAACTGTCCAATGATTTTAAAGATTTCCCTCTGTTTTTTGAGTTGCCAAACAGAACATGGTATAAAAATAGATTTTTAGAGCTTTTTCAAGAAAAAAGGATAGGCTTAATTGTTTTAGACATGCCTCAAATAAAAGGTTTAGCTCCATATTACCCCTTTTCATCAAACAATTATACTTATTTTAGGTTGTATGGAAGAAGTAAATTATGGCTTACTCCAGAAGACAAAATCTTAGACTATGAATACTCAAAACAGGAATTAGAGCAATTTTATAACGATTTAAAAGTGTTGTCCCTTACAAGTAAAAAAGTTTTTATAAGCTTTTGCAATGTCATAGATGCTAAAGCATGTAAAAATGCGAAACAATTTTATGATATAATAGTTCAAAATGAAAAAAACTAAAAAGGCCGCTGCTCTAAAATATGATGCCAATAAAGATAAAGCGCCTAAGCTAGTAGCAAAAGGGCAAGGCTTAATTGCTGAGAAAATTATCGAAAAAGCTAAAGAACATGGTGTTTTTATAAAAGAAGATCCAGACATTGTTGAAATTTTATCCACATTAGACCTTTTCGAAGAAATACCAGATAAACTTTATCAGGCAATAGCCAACATATTAGTAGAAGTCTATAAAATCAATAACAAAATCAAAAATTT is a window encoding:
- a CDS encoding DUF72 domain-containing protein, whose translation is MKQISINETPVFIGTSGYKFEDWIGKFYPKGISNYHMLPFYTKKDYLNLLEMTFTFYNIPYLNTIKSIVDRGEDLTFSVRLNKRFLKGRYNQQDIKDFLHGLTPIIEKGKLAAFFADFNYAFSASKENFEHLEKLSNDFKDFPLFFELPNRTWYKNRFLELFQEKRIGLIVLDMPQIKGLAPYYPFSSNNYTYFRLYGRSKLWLTPEDKILDYEYSKQELEQFYNDLKVLSLTSKKVFISFCNVIDAKACKNAKQFYDIIVQNEKN
- a CDS encoding cupin domain-containing protein gives rise to the protein MIVRLNNIEPKEVTKPKDGRGSLINFGYEAATKFGGQIKMFSVVELKPDSKVGYHIHENDMEIYLILDGKAVVNDSGTEELLNPGDMLITPKGEGHSIENKTNEPITFLAVIIE
- a CDS encoding chemotaxis protein CheB gives rise to the protein MKKNILVIEDSPYFRTTLIDMLSKYEDINIVGYATDGITAVKIFAELRPDVVLLDLMLPKMNGDAVAESIMSINPTPIIIMTSLSDFEIEKSFVLNVDYFVDIIKKPLEIDQRFVEKLYTKIKDSSPFQVKNIKHERIITTPDVNVYSKEADTVLVIGGSTGGPKILKTIIPIISTIKSLPIIIANHYEVGFEIQLRDWIASLAKKQTVLISDNIPVDDKIYIAPTAYNFIIENNHFKLTPIDKKQIYFPHIDKVYESVAKFYKNKCTIFQITGMGFDGLNGVKTAKDLGAKIIAQDPETAVAQSMPKSVLPYADHIIKPEELIKYL
- a CDS encoding EscU/YscU/HrcU family type III secretion system export apparatus switch protein, whose amino-acid sequence is MKKTKKAAALKYDANKDKAPKLVAKGQGLIAEKIIEKAKEHGVFIKEDPDIVEILSTLDLFEEIPDKLYQAIANILVEVYKINNKIKNLN
- a CDS encoding hybrid sensor histidine kinase/response regulator, which translates into the protein MSANKNLFDIFNEELNEHLNNIRASLNTFFETEDNTVFRKIIKDFHTLKGSSAILGLKELTDIFHELENYFNKIKDNLSESDKIKVVQLIELIEKIPSHLENQEEISNQIKDILSDKKNTNLNQLKPSTEIKTQNKIDPVKINSLKKDYFEISNEIHQLLEGLNIEKYIKNRIYKKLESLGYKLNRLNLSSFSILDEKIKNIAYSTSSQLNKKVKVLIENSEIEADTEIINIVNEALTHLIRNAIYHGIEKPEERKKLKKDEVGLITIRYTQSNDRIQIIVEDDGKGIDLEKILKKAIDEKIIGEEDLKHLKEDDIINLIFSEKISTAETVDEISGRGIGMQIIKDKIESIGGLLEIETEKNKFTRFLLNVPFTFQSILSKIVSSNNYDIAIPITFIDVVEKFKEDKVIKKRDKFLYQHRNKLFKVISLANLLNMDSKKEKFLIFFKNAKSALLSESIKDNVLLDIINIKGVNGQYKYFIGFSIYKNKPIAIIRPSELDIDKNNNFIKSGYQQPITNSNKTLLITDDNKIILETLTNILKNKYNIIKANNGIEALNILKSNKVDLLITDIEMPEMDGFTLISKIRKDNQKIPILILSSRGEKSDIQKGLELGANAYFVKKDFNKNDLIKKVEELL
- a CDS encoding CheR family methyltransferase; translated protein: MTINYSENIKSLVKSFSGLNLTGSIEEKFNETLSKWLQHYKTPQTVFDLLKNDRTALFDFLAEITINESFFYRNKSQFTILKEIIDHIPSKTIKILSVGCSNGCEPYTIAMEILEQFGKTDNIKIVGIDINQNQIEYAKKGIYQKWYLRNTPNDIIEKYFIKLDENNYKLKDIVKNSVTLLHKNLFEFDDAEYDIVYCRNILMYFDKKDTDKTIKKIDELTNEYGTIIFGTSDILTIPTNTFERYEINGVTVFRKKKIKNELIKKTSENINRLENHPFVTDIKVRTRKISEKPETELFEKAVNFMFNDNFKEASILFKKILNELNPTNLRAKIFYLICLIKENQLDEAERFITFSLEENIFSYEIFLIKGIIHFLKGNYKTSKNELRKSIYLKTDSSASWFYYGLTLLKLNEKMEAKRAFEKALMFIDNNVDNSLFYISELSGEGLKNIINYYLSQL